Proteins from a genomic interval of Schaalia odontolytica:
- a CDS encoding dihydrolipoyl dehydrogenase family protein has product MSTNPIEDVDLLVVGGGKAGKSLAMERAKAGWRVAMVERRFVGGTCINVACIPTKALVNSARRLADARSDEAFGVVGTDGARVDLGKLRAHKEGIVGAMVGAHEKMFAAPGLDFVRGEARFVGERTVSVALEDGGERTIRGERVLINLGSRPARPAIPGLWESGAWTNEEILRLEELPSSLAIIGASYIGVEFASMMATFGVDVTLISSGEHVLPREEEDAAHVVEAGLEAAGVRIVRGVRAQSASRSGNETTLVLSDGSSVAAEAVLVAAGRVPNTDGIGLDEAGVALDERGFVAVDEHLRTSAANVWAAGDCAGTPMFTHASWSDFRIIRLQLTGAAEDDPATSTAGRTIPYAVFASPELARIGLNEEEARERGLDVLVARVPTAAIPRAKTLRYAGDGFWKAVVDARTHEILGATLIGPNVSEVITAVQVAMAGHLTYEQLRFLPVAHPTMAEGLQVLFDSLG; this is encoded by the coding sequence ATGTCCACGAATCCGATCGAAGACGTCGACCTGCTGGTCGTCGGAGGCGGCAAGGCCGGCAAGTCGCTGGCGATGGAGCGCGCGAAGGCGGGCTGGCGCGTGGCGATGGTGGAGCGTCGCTTCGTGGGCGGCACCTGCATCAACGTCGCCTGCATTCCGACGAAGGCGCTGGTGAACTCGGCGCGGCGCCTCGCGGATGCTCGCAGCGACGAGGCCTTCGGCGTCGTGGGCACGGACGGTGCTCGCGTTGACCTGGGGAAGCTGCGCGCCCACAAGGAGGGAATCGTGGGGGCGATGGTGGGCGCCCACGAGAAGATGTTCGCTGCCCCCGGCCTGGATTTTGTGCGCGGAGAGGCCCGTTTCGTGGGCGAGCGCACGGTGAGCGTCGCCCTGGAAGACGGCGGAGAGCGGACGATCCGCGGCGAGCGCGTCCTCATCAACCTCGGGTCTCGCCCGGCCCGCCCCGCGATCCCGGGCCTGTGGGAGTCGGGCGCGTGGACGAACGAGGAGATCCTGCGCCTGGAGGAGCTGCCTTCTTCCCTGGCGATCATCGGGGCCAGCTACATCGGCGTGGAGTTTGCGTCGATGATGGCGACCTTCGGCGTGGATGTCACTCTCATTTCCTCGGGAGAGCACGTGCTGCCGCGCGAGGAGGAGGACGCGGCCCACGTCGTCGAGGCAGGCCTGGAGGCGGCGGGCGTGCGGATCGTGCGCGGAGTGCGCGCGCAGTCGGCGTCTCGCTCCGGCAACGAGACGACCCTGGTGCTTTCGGATGGCTCCTCGGTCGCCGCCGAGGCGGTCCTGGTGGCGGCCGGTCGCGTGCCCAACACTGATGGCATCGGCCTGGACGAGGCCGGGGTCGCCCTGGATGAGCGCGGTTTCGTCGCGGTCGATGAGCACCTGCGCACGAGCGCCGCGAACGTGTGGGCGGCCGGCGACTGCGCCGGCACGCCGATGTTCACCCACGCCTCGTGGTCGGACTTCCGCATTATTCGCCTCCAGCTGACGGGTGCCGCCGAGGATGATCCGGCCACGTCCACGGCCGGGCGCACGATCCCCTACGCGGTGTTTGCTTCCCCGGAGCTGGCGCGCATCGGCTTGAACGAGGAGGAGGCGCGCGAGCGCGGCCTGGACGTGCTGGTGGCGCGTGTTCCCACGGCGGCGATCCCGCGGGCGAAGACGCTGCGCTACGCGGGCGATGGTTTCTGGAAGGCCGTCGTGGATGCGCGCACCCACGAGATCCTGGGCGCGACGTTGATCGGCCCGAACGTGTCCGAGGTGATCACCGCGGTTCAGGTGGCGATGGCCGGGCACCTCACCTACGAGCAGCTGCGTTTCCTCCCGGTTGCGCACCCGACGATGGCGGAGGGCCTGCAGGTTCTCTTCGATTCACTGGGCTGA
- a CDS encoding excinuclease ABC subunit UvrA: protein MPDVIRVRGAHVHNLKNVDIDVPLNSFVAIAGVSGSGKSSLALGTLYAEGSRRYLESLATYTRRRISQVAKASVDEVAHVPAALALRQRPGVPDVRSTFGTATELLNHLRLLFSRAGSYLCPNGHRVPPSRAVALEIPLVCPTCAESFYGLGAEEMAFNSGGACPVCEGTGVQRLVNRDALVPDQSLTIDEGAVSPWGSLMWKLMKDVAREMGVRTNVPFRDLTDGEKTIVYEGPPEKRHIVVATKTGGTDLDFTYFNAVATVENALSKAKDEKALARVSKYLITRTCPACEGTRLGERVRSTLIDGMDLGAASRLTLTELREWASRVPGLVPDEVAPMARVIVDEMTEPMERLVELGLSYLSLDRASSTLSNGERQRVQLARAVRNRTTGVLYVLDEPTIGLHPANVDGVLAIIRELIADGNSAVVVDHDTRVLGAADHLIEIGPGAGANGGSVIFQGSIDEARAAPASRIGPYMAGSRRVERQTGESESGADTDGRGAIHLETLRIHTVAPLSVDIPVGTLTAVTGVSGSGKTTLVLESLVPALRAQLAGEALPGHVRDVDAAGMSRVNLIDATPIGVNVRSTVATYSGVLDELRRAFARTEEATAAGLKAGAFSYNTGSLRCATCDGTGQITLDVQFLPDVDIECTQCRGSRYGTQANEIRREGLSLPEIMTMSVDEARVAVRGLKKAGALLETLSSLGLGYLTLGEATPALSGGEAQRLKLASEMGRRQDGTLFVFDEPTIGLHPDDVQVLLDVLQRLIDRGATVLVIEHDVDLIRCADWVIDMGPGGGIEGGRIVAQGTPTDIAANEASVTGRYLR, encoded by the coding sequence GTGCCCGACGTCATTCGCGTGCGCGGTGCCCACGTCCACAACCTCAAGAACGTGGACATCGACGTTCCCCTGAACTCCTTCGTCGCGATCGCGGGTGTGTCCGGGTCGGGCAAGTCCTCCCTCGCCCTGGGCACGCTGTATGCGGAGGGATCGCGGCGCTACCTTGAGTCCCTGGCGACCTACACGCGCAGACGCATCTCCCAGGTGGCCAAGGCCTCGGTCGACGAGGTCGCGCATGTACCCGCCGCCCTTGCGCTGCGTCAGCGCCCGGGCGTGCCCGACGTGCGCTCAACCTTTGGCACGGCCACGGAACTCCTCAACCACCTGCGGCTCCTGTTCTCGCGTGCGGGCTCCTACTTGTGCCCCAACGGGCACCGTGTGCCGCCCTCGCGAGCCGTCGCCCTCGAGATTCCGCTCGTGTGCCCGACATGCGCGGAGTCCTTCTATGGGCTCGGAGCCGAGGAGATGGCCTTCAACTCTGGGGGCGCGTGTCCCGTGTGCGAGGGGACGGGCGTCCAGCGCCTCGTGAACCGTGACGCCCTCGTGCCCGATCAGTCTCTCACCATTGACGAAGGGGCCGTCTCCCCGTGGGGATCCCTCATGTGGAAACTCATGAAGGACGTCGCTAGGGAGATGGGCGTGCGTACCAACGTGCCTTTCCGAGACCTGACCGACGGAGAAAAGACGATCGTCTACGAGGGCCCGCCCGAGAAACGGCACATCGTCGTGGCCACCAAGACGGGAGGCACGGACCTGGACTTCACATACTTCAACGCGGTCGCCACCGTCGAAAACGCGCTGTCGAAGGCCAAGGACGAGAAGGCCCTCGCCCGCGTCTCCAAGTACCTCATCACCCGCACGTGTCCCGCCTGCGAGGGCACGCGGCTGGGGGAGCGGGTGCGCTCCACCCTCATCGACGGTATGGACCTGGGAGCGGCCTCCCGCCTGACCCTGACCGAACTGCGCGAGTGGGCCTCGCGGGTCCCGGGCCTTGTCCCGGATGAGGTCGCGCCCATGGCCCGCGTTATCGTCGACGAGATGACTGAGCCGATGGAACGCCTCGTCGAGTTGGGCCTGTCCTACCTGTCGCTGGACCGCGCCTCCTCGACCCTGTCCAACGGCGAACGCCAGCGCGTCCAGCTGGCCCGCGCGGTGCGCAATCGCACGACCGGGGTCCTCTACGTCCTCGACGAACCGACGATCGGCCTGCACCCCGCCAACGTCGACGGGGTCCTCGCGATTATCCGCGAGCTGATCGCCGACGGAAACAGCGCCGTCGTCGTCGACCACGACACGCGCGTCCTCGGGGCTGCCGACCACCTCATCGAGATCGGCCCGGGCGCTGGCGCGAACGGTGGCAGCGTCATCTTCCAGGGGTCCATCGACGAGGCCCGCGCCGCCCCCGCCTCCCGCATTGGCCCGTACATGGCGGGCTCGCGCAGGGTTGAACGGCAGACGGGGGAGTCGGAATCTGGCGCGGACACGGATGGGCGCGGCGCGATTCACCTGGAGACCTTGCGGATACACACGGTGGCACCGCTGAGCGTAGACATCCCCGTGGGGACGCTGACGGCGGTGACGGGCGTGAGCGGGTCCGGCAAGACGACGCTCGTGCTGGAATCGCTGGTTCCCGCGCTGCGCGCCCAGCTGGCGGGTGAGGCGCTGCCCGGGCACGTGCGCGACGTGGATGCCGCCGGGATGTCCCGCGTCAACCTGATCGACGCGACGCCCATCGGCGTCAACGTGCGCTCGACCGTCGCCACATATTCCGGGGTGCTGGACGAGCTGCGCCGCGCCTTCGCTCGCACCGAGGAGGCAACAGCCGCCGGGCTGAAGGCGGGCGCGTTCTCCTACAACACGGGCTCGCTGCGCTGCGCGACCTGCGACGGTACCGGGCAGATCACCCTGGACGTTCAGTTCCTGCCGGACGTGGACATCGAGTGCACGCAGTGCCGGGGGAGCCGCTACGGGACCCAGGCCAATGAGATCCGACGCGAGGGCCTGAGCCTGCCCGAGATCATGACGATGAGCGTGGACGAGGCCCGGGTGGCCGTGCGCGGACTCAAGAAAGCGGGTGCTCTCCTCGAGACGTTGTCCAGCCTCGGCCTGGGCTACCTGACGCTGGGGGAGGCCACGCCCGCCCTGTCCGGCGGTGAGGCGCAGAGACTTAAGCTGGCCTCGGAGATGGGACGCCGCCAAGATGGGACGCTGTTTGTCTTCGACGAGCCAACGATTGGCCTGCATCCGGACGACGTGCAGGTCCTCCTCGACGTGTTGCAGCGCCTCATTGACCGCGGCGCGACCGTCCTGGTCATCGAGCACGATGTGGACCTGATTCGCTGCGCCGACTGGGTGATCGACATGGGGCCGGGCGGCGGAATTGAGGGCGGCCGCATCGTCGCACAGGGGACGCCGACCGATATTGCAGCCAACGAGGCCTCGGTGACGGGCCGCTATCTGCGCTGA
- the ybeY gene encoding rRNA maturation RNase YbeY → MTEVINETDYDINVAEFSALADYVLDQMHVSSDAEVNIIFIEPEPMEELHVRWLDLPGPTDVMSFPMDELKPGTADHPTPPGMLGDICICPQVAARQAAESGHSAAEEMLLLATHGMLHLLGYDHAHDAEREVMFALQRKLLLTFLATR, encoded by the coding sequence ATGACCGAGGTCATCAACGAAACCGACTACGACATCAACGTCGCCGAGTTTTCAGCGCTGGCCGACTACGTGCTCGACCAGATGCACGTGAGCTCGGACGCCGAGGTCAACATCATCTTCATCGAACCCGAGCCGATGGAGGAACTGCACGTGCGCTGGCTCGACCTGCCCGGCCCCACGGACGTCATGAGCTTCCCCATGGACGAGCTGAAGCCCGGAACGGCGGACCACCCCACGCCCCCCGGCATGCTCGGCGACATCTGCATCTGCCCGCAGGTCGCCGCCCGCCAGGCGGCCGAGTCCGGCCACAGCGCCGCCGAGGAGATGCTCCTGCTGGCGACCCACGGAATGCTCCACCTCCTGGGCTACGACCACGCCCACGACGCCGAGCGCGAGGTCATGTTTGCGCTCCAGCGCAAGCTCTTGCTGACCTTCCTGGCCACGCGATGA
- the hrpB gene encoding ATP-dependent helicase HrpB produces MPTLEDLLASPPDLPVTRALGDIAQAARPGGCALVTAPPGTGKTTMLPVAVAVALAGRGGGQGPSRILVTQPRRVAARAAARRIARLLGEEVGGQVGYSVRGDSRVSEATRVEMVTPGVALRRLQRDPELPGVAALVVDEFHERDLDTDLALAFALDARAALREDLFIALTSATLEASSATALLRDATGTDPATVDIPGEIHPLQVRYAPAPRGVEAVGALGSERVGVRREYLAHVVRVIEDTVAATSGSLLAFLPGVGEIEAVRRGLSLPGVPILALHGQLSAAEQDRALSPASGRRVILSTSIAESSLTVPGVSVVVDSGLAREPRFDAGRSLSSLVTVPASLARLEQRAGRAARTGPGVAVRVMDPVDVARRPTQSAPGIATQDLTDARLQVASWGTPVEELALVDAPPSGTWEAARSRLTSLGAIDEAGVPTALGRTLASLPLDPPLGRALLVASGALGASKAARFVAVLAEDVRAPGADLGGFERRLDRGGEAGEPLAARVRETEARLRRLASRLPGVEAWESEAAAGFPERRGMPRTREDELALTCALANPQWIARKRPGSAAYVLAGGVGAELPGSSPLEGQEWLAVASIDRAPTSRHARILAAVALSEEDALAAGAALRHEDTRASVERGALRATRTRSLGAIPLSSSPASLGAEEATALAAEHLATRGLGELGWGKEASSLRERMAAVRAALGDPWPDVSEAALASSAGAWLAPWGRRLAEGAPLSSVSMLEVLRSLLPWPEAARLDELAPERLEIPAGGTRPVDWAGAHPVLTLRVQQAFGWRDTPRLLDGRVPLVLHLTDPAGRPAAVTSDLTSFWAGPYREVRAQLRGRYPKHPWPEDPLSAEPTNRAKRRR; encoded by the coding sequence ATGCCTACCCTGGAGGATCTTCTCGCCAGCCCGCCCGACCTGCCGGTGACGCGCGCGCTGGGCGACATCGCGCAAGCGGCGCGTCCGGGCGGATGCGCGCTCGTCACGGCTCCCCCAGGCACGGGAAAGACGACGATGCTGCCTGTGGCCGTCGCGGTTGCCCTGGCAGGGCGCGGTGGCGGACAGGGGCCATCAAGGATCCTGGTGACCCAGCCGAGGCGCGTCGCCGCGCGGGCGGCGGCCCGCAGGATCGCCCGTCTCCTCGGTGAGGAGGTGGGCGGCCAGGTCGGCTACTCGGTGCGCGGGGACTCGCGGGTGAGCGAGGCGACCCGGGTGGAGATGGTGACCCCGGGCGTGGCCCTGCGACGCCTTCAGCGGGACCCGGAGCTTCCGGGCGTGGCGGCCCTCGTCGTCGACGAGTTTCACGAGCGCGACCTGGACACGGACCTGGCGTTGGCGTTCGCGTTGGACGCGCGCGCGGCCCTGCGCGAGGACCTGTTCATCGCCCTGACCTCGGCCACGTTGGAGGCCTCCTCCGCCACCGCCCTGCTGCGCGACGCCACGGGCACCGATCCGGCGACCGTCGACATCCCGGGGGAGATCCACCCCCTCCAGGTGCGTTACGCCCCGGCCCCGCGCGGCGTGGAGGCCGTGGGCGCGCTGGGGTCGGAGCGCGTGGGGGTGCGCCGGGAGTACCTGGCGCACGTGGTGCGCGTGATCGAGGACACGGTGGCTGCCACGTCCGGGTCCCTCCTGGCGTTCCTGCCGGGCGTCGGAGAGATCGAGGCCGTGCGCCGGGGCCTGAGCCTGCCCGGCGTCCCGATTCTCGCCCTGCACGGACAGCTGAGCGCCGCCGAGCAGGACCGCGCCCTGTCCCCCGCCTCGGGACGCCGCGTCATCCTCTCCACGTCGATCGCGGAGTCATCCCTGACGGTCCCGGGCGTGTCCGTCGTGGTGGATTCCGGCCTGGCGCGCGAGCCGCGTTTCGACGCGGGGCGATCCCTGTCTTCCCTGGTGACGGTGCCGGCGTCGCTGGCCCGACTGGAGCAGAGGGCGGGGCGTGCGGCGCGCACGGGTCCCGGGGTGGCGGTGCGGGTCATGGACCCGGTGGACGTGGCGCGCAGGCCCACCCAGTCGGCTCCGGGCATCGCCACGCAGGACCTGACGGACGCGCGCCTGCAGGTGGCCTCGTGGGGCACTCCGGTGGAGGAGCTCGCCCTGGTGGACGCTCCACCGTCGGGGACGTGGGAGGCCGCCCGCTCCCGTCTGACCTCCCTCGGGGCGATCGACGAGGCCGGGGTCCCGACCGCTTTGGGGCGCACGCTGGCGTCCCTGCCCCTGGATCCGCCGCTCGGCAGGGCGCTCCTGGTGGCCAGCGGTGCACTGGGTGCGTCGAAGGCGGCGCGTTTCGTGGCCGTGCTGGCCGAGGATGTGCGTGCCCCGGGCGCGGACCTGGGGGGCTTCGAGCGCCGCCTGGACCGCGGGGGTGAGGCGGGCGAGCCCCTGGCGGCGCGCGTGAGGGAGACGGAGGCTCGGCTGCGGCGCCTGGCCTCGCGCCTGCCGGGCGTCGAGGCGTGGGAGAGCGAGGCCGCGGCGGGCTTCCCCGAGCGGCGGGGCATGCCTCGGACCCGCGAGGACGAGCTGGCGCTCACGTGCGCGCTGGCGAATCCGCAGTGGATCGCGCGCAAGCGCCCGGGTTCGGCCGCCTACGTGCTGGCGGGCGGGGTGGGGGCTGAGCTTCCGGGTTCCTCCCCTCTCGAGGGGCAGGAGTGGCTGGCCGTCGCGTCGATCGATCGGGCGCCAACGTCCCGCCACGCGCGCATCCTGGCCGCCGTTGCCCTATCGGAGGAGGACGCGCTGGCGGCGGGGGCGGCGCTGAGGCACGAGGACACGCGGGCGTCGGTCGAGCGCGGGGCACTGCGGGCCACGCGCACGCGTTCCCTGGGGGCGATCCCGCTGTCCTCCTCCCCCGCGTCCCTCGGCGCCGAGGAGGCTACCGCGCTGGCGGCCGAGCATCTGGCGACGCGCGGGCTGGGCGAGCTGGGCTGGGGGAAGGAAGCCTCGTCGCTGCGCGAGAGGATGGCGGCGGTGCGCGCCGCTCTGGGGGATCCGTGGCCGGACGTGTCCGAGGCGGCCCTGGCCTCGAGTGCGGGGGCCTGGCTGGCCCCGTGGGGGCGGCGCCTGGCCGAGGGAGCGCCCCTGTCGTCGGTGTCGATGCTCGAGGTGCTGCGTTCCCTGCTGCCGTGGCCCGAGGCGGCGCGCCTGGATGAGTTGGCTCCCGAGAGGCTCGAGATTCCCGCCGGGGGCACCCGGCCGGTGGATTGGGCCGGAGCACACCCGGTGCTCACCCTGCGCGTCCAGCAGGCCTTCGGGTGGAGGGACACGCCCCGGCTCTTGGACGGGCGCGTTCCCCTGGTGCTGCACTTGACGGATCCGGCGGGGCGCCCGGCGGCGGTAACCTCGGACCTCACGTCCTTTTGGGCGGGGCCGTATCGGGAGGTACGCGCCCAGCTGCGCGGCCGCTATCCCAAGCACCCGTGGCCGGAGGATCCGCTCAGCGCCGAGCCGACGAATAGGGCCAAGAGGAGGCGCTAG
- a CDS encoding type II toxin-antitoxin system Phd/YefM family antitoxin, with product MRALDIGDFKQDVGAALARASSGEVVTLTQEGQPVAELGPVRMSTYAQLRELGLERPAIADLDAYQMPSKNLPDGRGVVGKISE from the coding sequence ATGAGGGCTCTAGATATTGGTGATTTCAAGCAGGATGTGGGGGCCGCGCTCGCGCGGGCCTCATCCGGGGAAGTCGTCACGCTCACGCAGGAGGGCCAGCCCGTCGCCGAGCTCGGCCCCGTGCGCATGTCGACCTACGCGCAGCTGCGCGAACTGGGCCTCGAGCGCCCCGCAATCGCGGACCTCGACGCCTACCAGATGCCGTCCAAGAACCTGCCCGACGGGCGTGGAGTGGTCGGCAAGATCAGCGAATGA
- a CDS encoding PhoH family protein — translation MTTENTEPTLAAVTLAHTTGRVTIPADMDPISVLGVADQVLRALERGFPHVRFLVTGREISLAGAQADIDVAAGLLEELIGMARRGTALDATAVEQAIGLLGRLASGEAPTEEILSARGRSIRPKTPGQKAYADAIDRATIVFGIGPAGTGKTYLAMAQAVRRLLSGEVRRIVLTRPAVEAGENLGFLPGSLTDKIDPYLRPLYDALGDMLDPEALPKLMAAGTIEVAPLAYMRGRTLNDSFIILDEAQNTTLGQMKMFLTRLGFGSKVVVTGDASQVDLPGSQTSGLALIESILGGIDDIEFCHLTSADVVRHELVGAIIDAYQRFDDRSAARRARSRSHHTARREYTP, via the coding sequence ATGACTACGGAGAACACTGAGCCGACGCTCGCGGCGGTCACCCTCGCGCACACGACGGGCCGCGTCACCATCCCCGCAGACATGGACCCCATCTCGGTCCTCGGCGTGGCCGACCAGGTGCTGCGCGCCCTGGAGCGGGGCTTCCCGCACGTGCGCTTCCTCGTCACCGGCAGGGAGATCTCCCTGGCGGGCGCACAGGCCGACATTGACGTGGCAGCCGGGCTCCTCGAAGAACTCATCGGGATGGCCAGGCGCGGCACCGCCCTGGACGCGACGGCCGTCGAACAGGCCATCGGGCTGCTGGGGCGCCTGGCCTCGGGCGAGGCCCCCACCGAGGAGATTCTCTCGGCGCGCGGGCGATCCATCCGCCCCAAGACCCCCGGGCAGAAGGCCTACGCTGACGCGATCGACCGCGCCACCATCGTCTTCGGTATCGGCCCGGCAGGCACGGGCAAGACCTACCTGGCGATGGCCCAGGCCGTGCGTCGCCTCCTCTCGGGCGAGGTGCGCCGCATCGTCCTGACCCGCCCGGCCGTCGAAGCGGGCGAGAACCTGGGCTTCCTGCCCGGCTCCCTGACCGACAAGATCGACCCCTACCTGCGCCCCCTTTACGACGCCCTGGGCGACATGCTCGACCCCGAGGCCCTCCCCAAGCTCATGGCCGCCGGAACCATCGAAGTGGCGCCGCTGGCCTACATGCGCGGGCGCACCCTCAACGACTCCTTCATCATCTTGGACGAGGCCCAGAACACGACTCTCGGCCAGATGAAGATGTTCCTCACCCGCCTGGGCTTCGGATCGAAGGTCGTCGTCACGGGCGACGCCTCCCAGGTTGACCTGCCCGGCAGCCAGACCAGCGGCCTGGCCCTCATCGAGTCCATTCTCGGCGGCATTGACGACATCGAGTTCTGCCACCTGACCAGCGCCGACGTCGTCCGCCACGAACTCGTGGGCGCCATCATCGACGCCTACCAGCGCTTCGACGACCGCAGCGCTGCGCGCCGCGCGCGCTCGCGCAGCCACCACACAGCACGCAGGGAGTACACGCCATGA
- a CDS encoding hemolysin family protein, which translates to MTLVPSAASAASLPGVPSLALLLLALLALVAASLAQCVEQSVQRLTLAGVEDLVEEERKNARTLYALVDHQRRTLLSLRAFRTFWQVVYAVMVTIVLAGTGMPWWAVALIAVFATAALQLLFVSFIPARSGARNPEGIALAGAGFAWRLSRLSHLADPVLRRLRSARPAPVPTEAQVRAELISDLREIVDEVGETEGFEEEDRDMVRSVLDLGHTLVREVMVPRTDMVTIDADAPARSALRLFVRSGFSRVPVVGDDVDDIRGILYFKDVVSRWEANGGQLDMRAEQMMRAAEYAVEMKPADDMLRQMQAQRFHMAIVIDEYGGVAGLVTLEDILEEVVGELTDEHDRHSAEPEEIEPGTWRVPSRYPISELGELLGRDIEDEDVDSVGGLLAKAIGKVPLPGATGTLAGVTMSAEEARGRRRQVSTILCRLDPDYPALTPDQHPADDKDN; encoded by the coding sequence ATGACCCTTGTCCCCTCGGCCGCCTCGGCCGCCTCGCTCCCGGGCGTGCCCTCGCTGGCGTTGCTGCTCCTGGCGCTCCTCGCCCTCGTGGCCGCGTCGCTGGCCCAGTGCGTCGAACAGTCCGTCCAACGCCTGACCTTGGCGGGGGTGGAGGACCTCGTCGAGGAGGAACGCAAGAACGCGCGCACCCTCTACGCGCTCGTCGACCACCAGCGGCGAACCCTGCTGTCCCTGCGGGCATTCCGCACCTTCTGGCAGGTCGTCTATGCCGTCATGGTCACGATCGTCCTGGCGGGCACGGGCATGCCATGGTGGGCGGTCGCGCTCATCGCGGTTTTCGCTACCGCCGCCCTCCAGCTCCTCTTCGTGTCCTTCATCCCCGCCCGCTCGGGCGCCCGCAACCCCGAGGGCATCGCCCTGGCGGGAGCGGGATTCGCCTGGCGCCTCTCGCGCCTCAGTCACCTGGCCGACCCGGTGCTGCGTCGGCTGCGTTCCGCGCGCCCCGCTCCCGTCCCCACCGAGGCTCAGGTGCGTGCCGAGCTGATCTCCGACCTGCGTGAGATTGTCGACGAGGTGGGCGAAACCGAGGGCTTCGAGGAGGAGGACCGCGACATGGTTCGCTCCGTCCTCGACCTCGGGCACACCCTCGTGCGCGAGGTCATGGTTCCGCGCACCGATATGGTTACCATCGACGCGGACGCGCCCGCCCGCTCGGCGCTGCGTCTTTTCGTGCGTTCCGGCTTTTCGCGCGTGCCCGTCGTCGGCGATGACGTCGATGACATCCGGGGCATCCTCTACTTCAAGGACGTGGTCTCCCGGTGGGAGGCCAACGGCGGCCAGCTGGACATGCGCGCCGAGCAGATGATGCGCGCCGCCGAGTACGCGGTCGAAATGAAGCCGGCCGACGACATGCTGCGCCAGATGCAGGCCCAGCGCTTCCACATGGCGATCGTCATCGACGAGTACGGGGGCGTCGCCGGCCTGGTGACCCTGGAGGATATCCTCGAGGAGGTCGTCGGAGAACTCACCGACGAGCACGACCGCCACAGCGCCGAACCCGAAGAGATCGAGCCCGGGACGTGGCGGGTTCCCTCCCGCTACCCGATCTCCGAGCTCGGGGAGCTCCTCGGGCGCGACATCGAAGACGAGGACGTGGACTCCGTCGGAGGACTCCTCGCCAAGGCGATCGGCAAGGTCCCCCTCCCCGGTGCCACCGGCACGCTTGCGGGTGTGACGATGAGTGCGGAGGAGGCGCGCGGGCGACGCCGCCAGGTCTCCACGATTCTCTGTCGCCTCGACCCCGATTATCCTGCCCTCACCCCCGACCAACACCCCGCCGACGACAAGGACAACTGA
- the era gene encoding GTPase Era — protein MRFPSDDELMAGPNALGDARIEVAADAADPEADARAQIHSGLGEASETGGERGDDAQFDDGGVDPQDLEDEEDADLDAFEALTSLASLREDAAATIEVPDFPEDFRAGFVSIVGRPNVGKSTLTNALVGAKIAITSGRPETTRHNIRGIVHGDNYQLVLVDTPGYHRPRTLLGKRLNDMVREALSEVDVVLFCLPADQRIGPGDQFIARELRSVKRPIIAVATKCDAVARERVMKHLLAIEKLGEWAAIVPVSSVEGKGIDHLRDVLAQTVPLSPPLYPDGDVTDESRDTLIAEFIREAALEGVRDELPHSLAVQVEEIIERPRREGDERPPMLDIHVNVYVERDSQKAIIIGRKGSRLKQIGTQARTHIEELLGRRVYLDLHVRTAKDWQSDPKMLGRLGF, from the coding sequence ATGCGATTCCCCTCCGACGACGAACTCATGGCCGGCCCCAACGCCCTCGGGGACGCGCGCATCGAGGTGGCCGCTGATGCCGCGGACCCGGAAGCCGACGCTCGCGCGCAGATCCACTCCGGCCTCGGCGAGGCGAGCGAGACCGGGGGTGAGCGGGGCGACGACGCCCAGTTCGACGACGGCGGGGTGGACCCGCAGGACCTGGAGGACGAGGAGGACGCGGACCTGGACGCCTTCGAGGCGCTGACCTCGCTCGCATCCCTGCGTGAGGATGCGGCCGCGACCATTGAGGTCCCCGACTTCCCCGAGGACTTCCGCGCCGGCTTCGTCTCCATCGTCGGGCGTCCCAACGTCGGCAAGTCGACCCTGACGAACGCCCTGGTCGGGGCTAAGATCGCGATCACCTCGGGTCGCCCCGAGACGACCCGCCACAACATCCGCGGCATCGTGCACGGGGATAACTACCAGCTGGTGCTCGTCGACACCCCCGGATACCACCGTCCCCGCACGCTGCTGGGCAAGCGCCTCAACGATATGGTGCGCGAGGCCCTCTCCGAGGTCGACGTCGTGCTCTTCTGCCTGCCCGCCGACCAGCGCATCGGTCCAGGCGACCAGTTCATCGCCCGCGAGCTGCGCTCCGTCAAGCGTCCGATCATCGCCGTGGCCACCAAGTGCGACGCGGTTGCGCGTGAGCGCGTCATGAAGCACCTGCTCGCGATCGAGAAGCTGGGGGAGTGGGCGGCCATCGTGCCCGTCTCCTCGGTGGAGGGCAAGGGCATCGACCACCTGCGCGACGTGCTGGCCCAGACCGTGCCGCTCTCGCCGCCCCTGTACCCCGACGGGGACGTCACCGACGAGTCCCGCGACACCCTCATCGCCGAGTTCATCCGCGAGGCCGCCCTGGAGGGGGTGCGCGACGAGCTGCCACACTCCCTGGCCGTCCAGGTCGAGGAAATCATCGAACGCCCCCGCCGCGAGGGCGACGAGCGGCCGCCCATGCTCGACATCCACGTGAACGTCTACGTCGAGCGCGACTCCCAGAAGGCCATCATCATCGGCCGCAAGGGCTCGCGCCTCAAGCAGATCGGCACCCAGGCGCGCACACACATCGAGGAGCTGCTGGGGCGGCGCGTCTACCTCGACCTGCACGTGCGCACCGCGAAGGACTGGCAGTCCGACCCGAAGATGCTGGGACGATTGGGCTTCTGA